The following are encoded together in the Lathyrus oleraceus cultivar Zhongwan6 chromosome 3, CAAS_Psat_ZW6_1.0, whole genome shotgun sequence genome:
- the LOC127131535 gene encoding uncharacterized protein LOC127131535: protein MPYYAQANGQVEAANKVVIGLIKKHLGKKTRNWHKTLDQILWACRTSPKEATNSTPFQLTFGHDAVLPVEIYLRSTRIQRHHEIPSESYWNMMLGELVDLDEERLNALELLKRQKKRVENSYNKKVKVKTFSPEDLVWKVILSMDRKDRALGKWSPKWEGPFQIL from the coding sequence ATGCCATATTACGCTCAGGCTAATGGTCAGGTCGAAGCAGCAAATAAGGTGGTAATTGGTTTGATCAAGAAACATTTAGGGAAGAAAACTAGAAATTGGCACAAAACTTTAGATCAGATTTTATGGGCATGTCGGACCTCTCCCAAGGAAGCCACTAATTCGACCCCATTTCAACTGACCTTTGGtcatgatgcagttttaccagtAGAAATTTACCTACGATCAACAAGGATTCAGAGGCATCATGAAATTCCATCAGAATCATATTGGAACATGATGCTAGGTGAGTTAGTCGATCTAGATGAAGAGAGACTAAATGCCTTGGAATTATTGAAAAGGCAGAAGAAGAGAGTAGAGAACTCTTATAATAAGAAGGTTAAAGTTAAGACATTTTCGCCTGAAGATTTGGTTTGGAAAGTTATCCTTTCAATGGACCGAAAGGATAGAGCCCTAGGGAAATGGTCTCCCAAATGGGAAGGTCCTTTTCAAATTTTGTAA